Proteins encoded in a region of the Pseudomonas putida genome:
- a CDS encoding M20 aminoacylase family protein translates to MGILHSNQPRHSAAALDEFVMLRRQIHAAPELGGDTPDTAALVADKLQALGYVVHRNVGGHGVVGVLKVGDSPRSVGLRADMDALPMSEKNPFAHASKTPGRMHACGHDGHTAILLAAAAQLAATRNFNGTLNVIFQPDEEGLAGAKAMIDDGLFERFPCDSVYALHNMPGMPVGTCVVQAGPTMASSERVSIRITGKGGHGAMPELSVDPVMALNSLISGIQTIKSRNLSVEEYAVISIGMIQAGTVYNIIPDEACMLLSVRTDTAETQQKINSRIDALAKGHAASFGVEIEVQFTQLAPALCNSDHESALLRESLRPLFVEGALLDKMPKKVMGTEDFAYMLQARPGCYFMLGNGTGEFHGCSVHNPHYDFNDALVKVGADCWVKWVQDYLR, encoded by the coding sequence ATGGGTATTTTGCACAGCAATCAACCCCGGCACTCGGCAGCAGCGCTGGACGAGTTCGTCATGCTTCGCCGGCAGATCCACGCCGCGCCGGAGCTTGGTGGCGACACCCCCGATACGGCGGCACTGGTGGCCGACAAGCTGCAGGCCTTGGGCTATGTGGTGCATCGCAATGTGGGCGGGCATGGTGTGGTCGGGGTGCTCAAGGTTGGCGACAGCCCGCGCAGTGTGGGCCTGCGGGCAGACATGGACGCATTGCCCATGAGCGAAAAGAATCCCTTTGCGCATGCCAGCAAAACCCCTGGGCGTATGCATGCCTGCGGCCATGATGGGCATACCGCGATCCTGCTGGCAGCCGCTGCCCAGCTGGCGGCAACGCGCAACTTCAACGGCACGCTAAACGTGATCTTCCAGCCGGATGAAGAAGGGCTGGCCGGCGCCAAGGCGATGATCGACGACGGCCTGTTCGAGCGCTTCCCGTGTGACTCGGTATATGCGCTGCACAACATGCCCGGCATGCCGGTGGGTACTTGCGTGGTGCAGGCGGGGCCAACCATGGCGTCGTCCGAGCGTGTCAGCATTCGAATCACCGGCAAAGGCGGGCATGGTGCGATGCCGGAGCTGTCGGTAGACCCGGTGATGGCGTTGAACAGCCTGATCAGTGGCATCCAGACCATCAAGTCGCGCAACCTGAGCGTGGAAGAGTATGCGGTCATCAGCATCGGCATGATCCAGGCTGGCACCGTTTACAACATCATCCCCGATGAGGCCTGCATGCTGCTGAGTGTGCGCACCGACACGGCCGAGACGCAGCAGAAGATCAACAGCCGCATTGACGCCCTGGCCAAGGGGCACGCCGCAAGCTTTGGCGTGGAGATCGAGGTGCAATTCACCCAACTGGCGCCGGCATTGTGCAACAGCGATCACGAAAGCGCGTTGTTGCGTGAAAGCCTGCGGCCGTTGTTCGTTGAAGGCGCGTTGCTGGACAAAATGCCGAAGAAGGTCATGGGCACCGAAGACTTCGCCTACATGCTGCAGGCACGGCCTGGCTGCTACTTCATGCTGGGTAATGGCACCGGCGAGTTTCATGGTTGCTCGGTGCACAACCCTCATTATGATTTCAACGATGCGTTGGTGAAGGTGGGCGCCGATTGTTGGGTGAAGTGGGTCCAGGACTATTTGCGCTGA